In one Silene latifolia isolate original U9 population chromosome 10, ASM4854445v1, whole genome shotgun sequence genomic region, the following are encoded:
- the LOC141608120 gene encoding uncharacterized protein LOC141608120, producing MPNGVFLVRFKSVEMKEKVLSSGHFLFDNKPMIVKEWTKDLELSKADVKSVPAWIRLHNLPIKFWGKSLPKISSLVGIYVKSDQATNERTRLGFARVMVEMMVDQLLPVEISFKDEKGEVVKVEVEYEWRPITCTIFQGMGHEGKHCKRA from the coding sequence atgCCAAATGGTGTCTTCCTGGTTAGGTTTAAGTCTGTGGAGATGAAGGAGAAAGTACTATCATCAGGGCATTTCCTTTTTGACAACAAGCCAATGATAGTCAAAGAATGGACGAAGGATTTGGAATTATCAAAAGCTGATGTCAAGTCTGTTCCAGCCTGGATACGATTGCATAACTTACCCATTAAGTTCTGGGGTAAGAGCCTGCCAAAGATATCTAGTCTGGTGGGCATTTATGTTAAAAGTGACCAGGCTACAAATGAGAGGACGAGGTTGGGATTTGCAAGAGTGATGGTGGAGATGATGGTGGATCAGCTTCTTCCAGTAGAAATTTCATTTAAAGATGAGAAAGGAGAGGTGGTTAAAGTGGAAGTTGAGTATGAGTGGAGGCCTATAACTTGCACCATTTTTCAAGGAATGGGTCATGAAGGGAAGCATTGCAAAAGAGCATAG